One genomic window of Xanthobacter dioxanivorans includes the following:
- a CDS encoding LysR family transcriptional regulator, whose product MFAAKCCKDLEQLDRRPEKILQINQFRYLVALAKERHFGRAAASLGISQSALSQALRQFERHFGVPIVQRHQGGFHGFTREGEAVLALARQFIADHDRLLNTNWEDPDAHLTGTLRIALSPVAMTITSLLTAPFAAKYPGVKLSVLCKTMPEIERGLKEFEYDIGVTYLDGLTLGGLRPYALYEEAYYLLVPRDHPLSARKSIDWKEVGMLPLCLLSPHLHNRIIIDRILESVGIVPQAVIETNCSLGLFAHMRTGNWLTVVPHSYFYLLGDWVSIRSIPIVNPSETATIGIVIHEREPLMPAVRAFVEIAQQTGVGKQLDRYRA is encoded by the coding sequence GTGTTCGCGGCGAAATGCTGCAAGGATCTTGAACAGCTCGATAGGCGCCCGGAGAAGATATTGCAGATCAACCAATTTCGCTATTTGGTCGCCTTGGCCAAGGAGCGGCATTTCGGTCGCGCCGCTGCATCTCTGGGGATCAGCCAGTCTGCGCTGTCCCAGGCGCTCCGGCAGTTCGAACGGCATTTCGGGGTGCCGATCGTCCAGCGTCACCAGGGGGGATTCCATGGCTTCACCCGGGAAGGCGAGGCCGTCCTCGCTCTCGCGCGTCAGTTCATCGCCGATCACGACAGGCTGCTGAACACCAATTGGGAGGATCCCGATGCGCACCTGACGGGCACGCTCCGCATTGCCCTGTCGCCGGTCGCGATGACGATCACGTCGCTGCTCACTGCACCATTTGCGGCGAAGTATCCCGGCGTCAAGCTTTCGGTCCTTTGCAAAACGATGCCGGAAATCGAACGGGGATTGAAGGAGTTCGAGTACGACATCGGAGTTACTTACCTGGACGGGCTGACGCTCGGCGGGCTTCGCCCTTACGCATTGTATGAAGAAGCCTATTATTTGCTCGTTCCCAGGGACCACCCCCTGAGCGCACGAAAGTCGATCGACTGGAAGGAAGTCGGGATGCTGCCCTTGTGTCTGCTCAGCCCGCATTTGCATAACCGGATCATCATCGATCGCATCCTCGAGAGCGTCGGAATCGTGCCCCAGGCCGTCATTGAAACAAACTGCAGCCTCGGCCTGTTTGCCCATATGCGAACGGGCAACTGGCTGACCGTCGTGCCCCACTCATATTTCTATCTGCTGGGGGACTGGGTCTCCATTCGGTCAATTCCCATTGTTAATCCCTCGGAGACCGCCACGATTGGTATCGTAATCCACGAACGCGAGCCCCTGATGCCGGCGGTGCGTGCTTTCGTAGAGATCGCCCAGCAGACGGGTGTCGGCAAGCAATTGGATCGGTATCGGGCCTAG
- a CDS encoding AMP-binding protein: MIEVSDTSTIGAAFEAAARTFAERPFLAVPRGAHRPYHRDGYEISYADAARAVGALREAYGRAGFGHGHRVAMLLDNRPEHLLHKLALAGLGICCVPVNPDYRPNELAYLIDHAEVDLAIVAPERREQLDAGLAVATAKPPVVPFDALELLPAPARPRRADPVTGASAASILYTSGTTGRPKGCILSHGYELEAGAWYATRGQLARVSPDGERIYNPLPLYHVNSSVLSFFCAMLTGGCQIQSDRFHPDRWWTEVRETRATIVHYLGVVVPMLLARPESPQDRSHSVRFGLGAGVEPPLHAAFEARFGFPLVEVWGMTEMVRVLLDNEEGRPAGTRCFGHPVPGIDVRVVDDRDEEVPTGVPGELVVRHSAQTPRRGFFSGYLKSDEATAEAWRNGWFHTGDVVRQDAAGGLYFVDRKKNIIRRSGENIAAAEIEAVLLAHPGVAQVAVLAAPDPIREEEVFACIVLKNETDRPAMAEELFAYCCGELAYYKAPGWIYFLDRLPTTGTQKIQKHQIFPDGVPPFDSPDVFDMRGRKKRTPLHAAR, translated from the coding sequence ATGATCGAAGTCAGCGACACGTCGACCATCGGGGCGGCATTCGAGGCCGCGGCGCGCACCTTTGCGGAGCGCCCGTTCCTGGCGGTGCCGCGCGGGGCGCACCGCCCCTACCACCGTGACGGCTACGAGATCAGCTATGCCGACGCCGCGCGCGCGGTCGGCGCCCTGCGCGAAGCCTATGGCAGGGCGGGGTTCGGGCATGGGCACCGCGTCGCCATGCTGCTCGACAATCGCCCGGAGCACCTGCTGCACAAGCTGGCGCTTGCCGGCCTCGGCATCTGCTGCGTGCCGGTCAATCCGGACTATCGGCCCAATGAGCTCGCCTACCTGATCGATCATGCGGAGGTCGACCTTGCCATCGTGGCGCCGGAGCGTCGGGAGCAGCTCGATGCCGGTCTCGCCGTCGCGACGGCGAAGCCTCCGGTCGTTCCGTTCGACGCGCTGGAGCTTCTGCCGGCGCCGGCCCGACCGCGCCGCGCGGACCCGGTCACCGGCGCAAGCGCGGCGAGCATCCTCTATACGTCCGGCACCACCGGCCGCCCCAAGGGATGCATCCTTTCCCACGGCTACGAGCTGGAGGCCGGCGCCTGGTATGCGACGCGCGGGCAGTTGGCGCGCGTCTCGCCCGACGGCGAGCGCATCTACAACCCCCTGCCGCTCTACCATGTGAACTCGTCCGTCCTCTCCTTCTTCTGCGCCATGCTGACGGGCGGCTGCCAGATCCAGTCGGACCGCTTCCACCCCGATCGCTGGTGGACCGAGGTGCGCGAGACCCGCGCCACCATCGTGCACTATCTGGGCGTGGTGGTTCCCATGCTGCTGGCGCGACCGGAGAGCCCGCAGGACCGTAGCCATTCGGTGCGATTCGGGCTGGGCGCCGGCGTAGAGCCACCGCTGCATGCGGCGTTCGAGGCGCGCTTCGGCTTCCCACTTGTCGAGGTCTGGGGCATGACGGAGATGGTGCGCGTCCTGCTCGACAATGAGGAGGGACGCCCCGCCGGCACCCGGTGCTTCGGCCATCCGGTGCCCGGCATCGACGTGCGCGTGGTCGATGACCGCGACGAGGAGGTGCCGACGGGCGTGCCGGGCGAGCTTGTGGTCCGCCATTCGGCGCAGACGCCGCGTCGTGGCTTCTTCTCCGGCTATCTGAAGAGCGATGAGGCCACCGCGGAGGCCTGGCGCAACGGCTGGTTCCATACCGGCGACGTGGTGCGGCAGGATGCGGCCGGCGGGCTTTATTTCGTGGATCGGAAGAAGAACATCATCCGTCGTTCCGGGGAGAACATCGCCGCTGCGGAGATTGAGGCAGTTCTCTTGGCCCATCCGGGGGTCGCGCAGGTGGCGGTCCTCGCCGCGCCCGATCCGATCCGGGAAGAAGAGGTCTTTGCCTGCATCGTCCTGAAGAACGAGACCGATCGCCCGGCCATGGCGGAAGAGCTGTTCGCCTATTGCTGCGGCGAGCTCGCCTACTACAAGGCGCCGGGCTGGATCTATTTCCTCGACCGGCTGCCCACCACCGGAACCCAGAAGATCCAGAAGCACCAGATCTTCCCCGATGGCGTGCCGCCCTTCGACAGTCCGGATGTGTTCGACATGCGCGGCCGCAAGAAGCGGACGCCCCTGCATGCTGCGAGGTAG
- a CDS encoding ABC transporter ATP-binding protein, which produces MTYASAQPLRPAPPLSRGRAGSSDIALSCRGIERSFGGLKALKGVDLKVRRSEIFGLVGPNGSGKTTMVNVMTGFYPPNAGQVELFGRDITRMAPHKVARCGVARTFQNLALFKGMSVLDNILLGRHVHMRPSALGSLFYWVWAEREELAHRRIVEEIIDFMQLQDIRNEPVEVIPMGLQKRVELARALVAEPRFLILDEPMAGMNQEEKEYIARFILDARDERDVTIFIIEHHMDVVTAICDQVVVLCYGEVIAEGEPVAAITEPRVVKAYLGERAAARHAGGVS; this is translated from the coding sequence TTGACGTACGCCAGCGCGCAGCCCTTGCGCCCTGCGCCGCCGCTGTCGCGTGGCCGCGCCGGAAGTTCCGACATCGCCCTGTCCTGCCGCGGCATCGAGCGGTCCTTCGGCGGGCTGAAGGCGCTGAAGGGCGTGGACCTGAAGGTGCGCCGGAGCGAGATCTTCGGCCTCGTCGGGCCGAACGGCTCCGGCAAGACCACCATGGTGAACGTGATGACCGGCTTCTACCCGCCCAATGCCGGGCAGGTGGAGCTGTTCGGCCGGGACATCACCCGCATGGCGCCGCACAAGGTGGCTCGCTGCGGGGTGGCGCGGACCTTCCAGAACCTCGCCTTGTTCAAGGGCATGAGCGTTCTCGACAACATCCTGCTCGGCCGGCACGTGCACATGCGCCCGAGCGCGCTCGGCAGTCTCTTCTACTGGGTCTGGGCCGAACGGGAGGAGCTGGCCCATCGCCGGATCGTGGAAGAGATCATCGACTTCATGCAGCTCCAGGACATCCGCAACGAGCCCGTGGAGGTCATCCCGATGGGCCTGCAGAAGCGCGTGGAGCTGGCGCGGGCCCTCGTCGCCGAACCGCGCTTCCTCATCCTGGACGAGCCCATGGCGGGCATGAACCAGGAGGAGAAGGAGTACATCGCGCGCTTCATCCTCGACGCCCGGGACGAGCGCGACGTCACCATCTTCATCATCGAGCACCACATGGACGTGGTGACCGCCATCTGCGACCAGGTGGTCGTGCTCTGCTACGGCGAGGTCATCGCGGAAGGCGAGCCCGTCGCGGCCATAACCGAGCCGCGGGTGGTGAAGGCCTATCTCGGCGAGCGGGCGGCGGCGCGCCATGCCGGAGGCGTGTCATGA
- a CDS encoding phenylacetate--CoA ligase family protein: MNGFYDAGDRDAPDAREARLLALIGAVAGASVRRDLPFDRAALEALPILRKSDLPRLQAERPPFGGLVAGPVRGFSRLFLSPGPICEPQLPAPDGSNAARALHAAGFRAGQIVLNTFNYHLTPGGLMMDEAARALRCAVIPAGASGTEQVLQVLARYRPEAYVGTADHLNILAGAADAADIAFPILRAAVAGAAVPATLRAAFRARGIEVFELYGTAELGIVAYETDAHDGFVVNEGFLVEILDPATGAPVPEGEVGELVVTRPDPLYPLLRFATGDLSAVKPGTSPCGRTAVRIRGWLGRADDAVKVKGMFVHPSQVAELLRLHPEVARARLVISRASERDVLTLEAEVECAPEGFDARLAETLRAVTRLGGGVRLLPPGTLAGDGRRVVDERRYD; encoded by the coding sequence ATGAACGGCTTTTACGACGCGGGGGATCGGGATGCGCCGGACGCGCGCGAGGCGCGGCTCCTGGCGCTCATCGGCGCGGTTGCGGGGGCGTCGGTCCGGCGGGATCTCCCGTTCGATCGCGCGGCCTTGGAGGCGCTGCCGATCTTGCGGAAATCCGATCTGCCGCGGCTGCAGGCGGAGCGGCCGCCCTTCGGCGGTCTCGTGGCGGGCCCAGTCAGGGGCTTTTCGCGGCTGTTCCTGTCGCCGGGACCCATCTGCGAGCCGCAGCTGCCGGCGCCGGATGGCTCGAATGCGGCGCGTGCATTGCACGCGGCCGGCTTCCGCGCCGGCCAGATCGTGCTCAATACCTTCAACTATCACCTGACGCCCGGCGGGCTCATGATGGACGAGGCGGCGCGCGCCCTCCGCTGCGCCGTTATTCCGGCCGGAGCGTCGGGCACCGAGCAGGTGCTGCAGGTGCTGGCCCGCTACCGGCCTGAGGCCTATGTGGGCACGGCGGACCATCTCAACATCCTCGCCGGCGCGGCGGATGCGGCCGACATCGCCTTTCCGATTCTGCGCGCCGCAGTGGCGGGGGCCGCGGTCCCGGCGACGCTGCGCGCGGCTTTCCGGGCGCGCGGCATCGAGGTGTTCGAGCTCTACGGCACCGCCGAGCTCGGCATCGTCGCCTACGAGACGGATGCGCATGACGGCTTCGTGGTGAACGAGGGCTTCCTCGTGGAGATCCTCGATCCCGCCACCGGCGCGCCGGTGCCTGAAGGCGAGGTCGGCGAGCTTGTCGTCACCCGGCCCGACCCCCTCTATCCGCTCCTGCGCTTCGCCACGGGTGATCTCTCGGCGGTGAAGCCGGGCACGAGCCCCTGCGGCCGCACCGCCGTGCGCATCCGGGGCTGGCTCGGCCGGGCGGACGATGCAGTGAAGGTGAAGGGCATGTTCGTGCATCCGTCCCAGGTCGCGGAGCTGCTGCGTCTGCACCCGGAGGTCGCGCGGGCCCGCCTTGTGATATCGCGCGCCAGCGAGCGGGATGTGCTGACGCTGGAGGCCGAGGTGGAGTGCGCGCCTGAGGGCTTCGATGCGCGCCTCGCCGAGACGCTGCGCGCCGTCACGCGCCTTGGCGGCGGTGTCCGGCTGCTGCCTCCGGGGACACTCGCCGGCGACGGGCGGCGGGTGGTGGACGAGCGCCGCTATGACTGA
- a CDS encoding AMP-binding protein, with the protein MTAAADHTAVDWPRTADGHPATLVGALARNAAETPKRIGFRERDFGVWQEWSWARALDDILAIAAGLEHLGLGAGEALTVVGDNRVRLYFAMIAANMLRAFPSPVFPDVPAEEFPIYMRFGTPRIALAEDQEQVDKLLEVRQRTGRPEIIIYDDRRGISAYAQDGIVSLDEAIRRGRERLERQPELRAGLIGRAGADDITVLLYSSGTTGTPKGIPLRHRNIVSGIANAEAGGYFRQNEELFAYLPTAWVGDFVFTLGAGVLLQATINVPERQETALHDLREVAPTFYLAAPRAWDNMLTRVQVGMADSTPLKRRLFDFFMPRAIATERKRMAGKALTVSERIVAGVGDVVIYGPIKDYLGLSRAERAFTGGEAMGDETFLFFRALGIKLKQFYGQTETCALSAAQGEGSVRGHTVGRAMPGVEVRIDDTGEILIRSGSVFDGYFDDPAATEKALADGWLRTGDAGYLEEDDSLVVLGRVSEVVRTSTGERFIPNFIENRLKFSPFLRNVAIFGAGRPELTAIACIDYDAVGHWAEQRSISYASYAELSQKPEVYALVADIVAKVNESQPEPLCIRRFVNLHKDFDADDGEVTRTRKLRRNVIETSYAAVADALYDGSESVSFDAAITYDGGGRGRLRRELRIWKV; encoded by the coding sequence ATGACCGCCGCTGCCGACCACACCGCCGTCGACTGGCCGAGAACGGCCGACGGACACCCCGCCACCCTGGTCGGCGCGCTCGCGCGCAACGCGGCCGAGACGCCCAAGCGGATCGGCTTCCGCGAGCGCGACTTCGGCGTCTGGCAGGAATGGTCCTGGGCGCGCGCGCTCGACGACATCCTCGCGATCGCGGCCGGCCTCGAGCACCTCGGCCTCGGCGCGGGAGAGGCCCTCACCGTGGTGGGCGACAACCGGGTGCGGCTCTACTTCGCCATGATCGCGGCGAACATGCTGCGCGCCTTTCCCTCCCCGGTTTTCCCCGACGTGCCCGCGGAGGAGTTCCCGATCTACATGCGCTTCGGCACTCCGCGCATCGCGCTCGCCGAGGACCAGGAGCAGGTGGACAAGCTCCTCGAGGTGCGCCAGCGCACCGGGCGGCCGGAAATCATCATCTATGACGACCGGCGCGGCATCTCCGCCTATGCGCAGGACGGCATCGTCTCCCTCGACGAGGCGATCCGGCGCGGGCGCGAGCGCTTGGAGCGCCAGCCGGAGCTGCGGGCGGGGCTCATCGGCCGCGCGGGAGCGGACGACATCACCGTCCTCCTCTATTCCTCCGGCACGACCGGCACGCCCAAGGGCATTCCGCTGAGGCACCGCAACATCGTGTCCGGCATCGCCAATGCGGAGGCGGGCGGATACTTCCGGCAGAACGAAGAGCTGTTCGCCTACCTGCCCACGGCATGGGTGGGCGACTTCGTCTTCACGCTCGGCGCGGGCGTCCTGCTGCAGGCCACCATCAACGTCCCCGAGCGGCAGGAAACCGCGCTCCACGATCTGCGCGAAGTCGCTCCCACCTTCTATCTCGCCGCGCCGCGAGCGTGGGACAACATGCTCACCCGCGTGCAGGTGGGCATGGCGGATTCCACCCCGCTGAAGCGCCGGCTGTTCGACTTCTTCATGCCCCGCGCCATCGCCACCGAGCGCAAGCGCATGGCGGGCAAGGCCCTTACCGTGTCTGAGCGCATCGTGGCCGGCGTGGGCGACGTCGTGATCTACGGCCCCATCAAGGACTATCTCGGTCTGTCGCGGGCCGAGCGCGCCTTCACCGGCGGCGAGGCCATGGGCGACGAGACCTTCCTGTTCTTCCGCGCGCTCGGCATCAAGCTGAAGCAGTTCTACGGCCAGACCGAAACCTGCGCGCTCTCGGCGGCGCAGGGCGAGGGCAGCGTGCGCGGCCACACGGTGGGCCGCGCCATGCCGGGCGTCGAGGTCCGGATCGACGACACCGGCGAGATCCTCATCCGCTCCGGCTCCGTCTTCGACGGCTATTTCGACGACCCCGCCGCCACCGAGAAGGCCCTCGCCGACGGCTGGCTGCGCACCGGCGACGCCGGCTATCTGGAGGAGGACGACAGCCTCGTGGTGCTCGGCCGCGTGAGCGAGGTGGTGCGCACCAGCACGGGCGAGCGCTTCATTCCCAACTTCATCGAGAACCGGCTGAAATTCTCCCCCTTCCTGCGCAACGTCGCGATCTTCGGCGCGGGGCGGCCCGAGCTCACCGCCATCGCCTGCATCGACTACGACGCCGTCGGCCATTGGGCGGAGCAGCGCTCCATCTCCTACGCCTCCTATGCGGAGCTGTCGCAGAAGCCGGAGGTCTACGCCCTCGTCGCCGATATCGTCGCCAAGGTGAACGAGAGCCAGCCGGAGCCCCTGTGCATCCGCCGCTTCGTCAACCTGCACAAGGATTTCGACGCCGACGACGGGGAGGTGACGCGCACCCGCAAGCTCCGTCGCAACGTGATCGAGACCAGCTATGCGGCGGTCGCCGACGCGCTCTACGACGGCTCCGAAAGCGTCTCCTTCGACGCGGCCATCACCTATGACGGCGGCGGCCGCGGCAGGCTGCGCCGCGAGCTGCGGATCTGGAAGGTTTAG
- a CDS encoding MaoC/PaaZ C-terminal domain-containing protein — protein sequence MGRHYEDFETGEIIETPRRTIVDADIFAFAGLTSDFNPLHTDDVFAAESDFGGRIAHGPMLIGMAFGFGARAGLFDGTVLGLLALEWTFAAPVRPSDTIGARISVLGKRATRKPDRGVVDFQFDLVNQDGTAVQSGRAKILMKARSVLACPLEAQEALLSLAAVKRSGAPVVATDGASLWDFGDGVGCFEIHTKMNAFDDSVLDALEQALEIGPRTFRALVIGNEDPRTFSAGGNLRVLLGAIEASDLAGFEAFIARGQTAFSTIRRSPIPVVGAAFGFALGGGCEILLHCDAIVAHAELKAGLPETRVGLLPGWGGCTQLLLRHADRQGSDDEPFRIVEGAFESLMSGGISTSAEDARDLLILRAADPIVPQRERLLGKAKERALGLANTGYAAPGPRTLALGGAASRSRLLEMAREGRLAGDLTETDEVIAGHLATVLTADAAEQPASEDLLMRLEREALRDLARTTATRARIAHMLASGVPLRN from the coding sequence ATGGGGCGCCACTACGAGGATTTCGAAACCGGCGAGATCATAGAGACGCCGCGGCGGACCATCGTCGACGCCGACATCTTCGCCTTTGCCGGCCTCACCTCTGACTTCAACCCGTTGCACACCGACGACGTGTTCGCGGCGGAGAGCGATTTCGGCGGACGCATCGCCCATGGCCCCATGCTGATCGGCATGGCCTTCGGCTTCGGCGCCCGGGCGGGGCTGTTCGACGGGACCGTCCTCGGGCTTCTCGCGCTGGAGTGGACCTTCGCGGCTCCGGTGCGGCCGTCGGATACCATCGGCGCCCGCATCAGCGTGCTCGGCAAGCGGGCCACCCGCAAGCCCGACCGTGGCGTGGTCGATTTCCAGTTTGATCTGGTCAATCAGGACGGCACAGCCGTCCAGTCGGGTCGCGCCAAGATCCTGATGAAGGCGCGCAGCGTGCTGGCGTGCCCACTGGAGGCTCAGGAGGCTCTGCTCTCCCTCGCCGCGGTGAAGCGGTCGGGAGCGCCGGTGGTCGCGACCGACGGCGCATCGCTCTGGGATTTCGGGGATGGCGTAGGATGCTTCGAGATTCACACGAAGATGAACGCCTTCGACGACAGTGTCCTCGACGCGCTCGAGCAGGCGCTGGAAATTGGCCCGAGGACCTTTCGGGCCTTGGTGATCGGCAACGAGGATCCAAGGACGTTTTCTGCGGGTGGCAATCTTCGTGTCCTGCTTGGCGCCATCGAAGCGAGCGACCTCGCTGGGTTCGAGGCCTTCATTGCGCGCGGGCAGACCGCGTTCAGCACCATCCGGCGCAGTCCGATCCCCGTGGTGGGCGCGGCTTTTGGCTTCGCGCTCGGAGGCGGCTGCGAAATTCTCTTGCACTGCGATGCGATCGTCGCTCATGCCGAACTGAAGGCCGGACTTCCAGAGACCAGGGTCGGCCTCCTGCCGGGGTGGGGCGGCTGCACGCAACTGCTGCTGCGCCATGCCGACAGGCAGGGCTCCGACGATGAGCCATTCCGGATTGTCGAGGGCGCGTTCGAGAGTCTCATGTCGGGAGGCATCTCGACCTCGGCGGAGGACGCGCGTGACCTGCTCATCTTGCGTGCCGCGGACCCGATCGTGCCCCAGCGCGAGAGGCTGCTCGGTAAAGCCAAGGAACGGGCTCTTGGGTTGGCCAATACGGGATATGCCGCACCGGGTCCACGCACCCTGGCCTTGGGTGGTGCCGCCAGCAGGTCACGGCTGCTGGAAATGGCGCGCGAGGGCCGCCTCGCGGGCGACCTGACCGAAACCGACGAAGTGATTGCGGGTCACCTTGCCACCGTGCTTACGGCGGACGCAGCCGAGCAGCCCGCAAGTGAGGACCTTCTCATGCGGCTCGAACGGGAGGCCCTTAGGGATCTCGCACGAACAACCGCCACACGGGCGCGTATCGCGCACATGCTGGCCAGTGGCGTGCCCTTGCGCAACTGA
- a CDS encoding TetR/AcrR family transcriptional regulator codes for MGKAGAPEKTRTRRHANRLPAEKRISDIMLAARQVFTERGYDDALISEIAERAGVVEGSIYRFFTNKRDLLVKVVESWYEEMLEEDSAQFSAVRGTWNQIRFVVLQHLYSIRREPGLSRLVFQKLRSEPTYRATRVFQLNQAYTHRIVDIVRAAVAAGELRPDVSAGLVRDLIFGGVEHRTWAFLRNEGDFDPVALADDLTNMVYRAMAIPAEDRPDRLEKAAERLEKAAERLERLVDDPAR; via the coding sequence ATGGGCAAGGCAGGAGCGCCAGAGAAGACGCGCACGCGACGCCATGCGAACCGGCTGCCCGCCGAGAAGCGGATTTCCGACATCATGCTAGCGGCGCGGCAGGTCTTCACCGAGCGCGGCTACGACGATGCCCTGATCTCCGAGATCGCCGAGCGGGCGGGGGTGGTGGAGGGAAGCATCTATCGCTTCTTCACCAACAAGCGCGACCTTCTGGTGAAGGTGGTGGAGAGCTGGTACGAGGAGATGCTGGAGGAGGACAGTGCCCAGTTTTCCGCCGTGCGCGGCACCTGGAACCAGATCCGCTTCGTGGTGCTGCAGCATCTCTATTCGATCCGCCGCGAGCCGGGCCTCAGCCGACTGGTGTTCCAGAAGCTGCGCTCGGAGCCGACCTATCGCGCCACCCGCGTCTTCCAGCTGAACCAGGCCTACACCCACCGCATCGTGGACATCGTGCGCGCCGCCGTCGCGGCCGGAGAGCTTCGCCCGGACGTTTCGGCCGGACTGGTGCGGGACCTTATCTTCGGCGGTGTCGAGCACCGCACCTGGGCCTTCCTGCGCAACGAAGGCGACTTCGATCCCGTCGCCCTCGCCGACGACCTTACCAACATGGTCTATCGCGCCATGGCCATCCCCGCGGAGGACAGGCCCGACCGGCTCGAGAAGGCCGCGGAGCGGCTCGAGAAGGCCGCGGAGCGGCTGGAGCGGCTGGTGGACGATCCCGCCCGCTGA
- a CDS encoding ABC transporter substrate-binding protein has protein sequence MAAAQDKAAQDKTVRIGVLTDLSSLYSDITGAGSILAAEMAVELSGLRQKGWKIEIVSSDHQNKADVGSNIARQWYDTGGVDVIVDVPNSAVALAVSNLTRDKNRVFLNAGAATSDLTDRSCTPNTVHWSFDTYMLAHGTGSGMTKAGGDTWFFIAADYAFGASLERDTSAVVTALGGKVLGSVRHPPNLQDYSSLMLAAQASKAKVIGLANGGGDTINSVKQAKEFGIVQGGQKLSPLLMFITDVHALGLPIAQGLTFTESFYWDLNDGARQFSKAFASRGRNKAMPTMAQAGVASSLIHYLKALDAMGANSHDGAAIVAKMKEMPTDDPLFGAGRVRADGRKIHPAYLFEVKTPAESKGPWDYYKLVATIPAEEAFLDIAKSKCPLVAK, from the coding sequence ATGGCGGCAGCCCAGGACAAAGCAGCGCAGGACAAGACGGTCAGGATCGGCGTCCTGACCGACCTGTCGAGCCTCTATTCCGACATCACGGGTGCGGGCTCCATTCTCGCTGCCGAGATGGCGGTGGAGCTGTCCGGCCTGCGGCAGAAGGGCTGGAAGATCGAGATCGTCTCCAGCGACCACCAGAACAAGGCGGACGTCGGCTCCAACATCGCCCGGCAGTGGTACGACACCGGGGGCGTCGACGTGATCGTCGACGTGCCCAACTCGGCCGTGGCTCTGGCGGTGAGCAACCTGACCCGGGACAAGAACCGCGTCTTCCTCAATGCCGGCGCAGCCACCTCCGACCTCACCGACCGCAGTTGCACTCCCAATACCGTCCACTGGTCGTTCGACACCTACATGCTGGCGCACGGCACCGGCTCCGGCATGACGAAGGCCGGCGGCGACACCTGGTTCTTCATCGCTGCGGACTACGCCTTCGGCGCCTCGCTCGAGCGCGACACCTCGGCGGTGGTGACGGCGCTGGGCGGGAAGGTGCTGGGCAGCGTGCGTCACCCGCCGAACCTGCAGGACTATTCTTCTTTGATGCTCGCCGCCCAAGCGTCGAAGGCGAAGGTGATCGGCCTTGCCAACGGCGGCGGCGACACCATCAACTCGGTGAAGCAGGCGAAGGAGTTCGGCATCGTCCAGGGCGGCCAGAAGCTCTCGCCGCTCTTGATGTTCATCACCGACGTGCACGCCCTCGGCCTTCCCATCGCGCAGGGCCTCACCTTCACCGAATCCTTCTACTGGGACCTGAACGACGGCGCCCGCCAGTTCTCCAAGGCGTTCGCCTCACGTGGCCGCAATAAGGCCATGCCGACCATGGCCCAGGCGGGCGTCGCCTCCTCCCTCATCCACTATCTCAAGGCACTGGACGCCATGGGCGCAAATAGCCATGACGGCGCTGCCATCGTCGCGAAGATGAAGGAGATGCCGACCGACGATCCGCTATTCGGAGCGGGACGGGTGCGGGCGGACGGCCGCAAGATCCACCCGGCCTATCTGTTCGAGGTGAAGACGCCAGCCGAATCCAAGGGCCCGTGGGACTATTACAAGCTCGTCGCCACCATTCCCGCGGAAGAGGCCTTTCTCGACATCGCCAAGAGCAAGTGCCCTCTGGTGGCGAAGTAG